The Euphorbia lathyris chromosome 2, ddEupLath1.1, whole genome shotgun sequence genome includes a window with the following:
- the LOC136219019 gene encoding electron transfer flavoprotein subunit alpha, mitochondrial: MAMLRAVRTTAPLRYSSLISTFRSVSTLVLAEHEGGAITAPCISAVEAAKSLGNDNSVSVLLAGSGPSLQEAAVHAASCHSSISQVLVADSDKFAYPLAEPWAKLVHLLQQKGGYSHIITASNSFGKNILPRAAALLDVSPITDVTDISGSNQFIRPIYAGNALCTVRYTGTEPCMLTIRSTSFPVSVGSADSKFTEAPISQVDLSTFVEDSIGKSRYVTRTSQNTERPDLGSARIVVTGGRGLKNAENFKMIEKLAEKIGAAVGATRAAVDAGYVPNELQVGQTGKIVAPELYMAFGVSGAIQHIAGMRDSRVIVAVNKDADAPIFQVADYGLVGDLFEVIPELLEKLPEKQH; encoded by the exons ATGGCAATGCTCAGAGCTGTTAGAACAACTGCACCCCTTCGATATTCCTCTTTAATCTCCACTTTTAGATCC GTGAGCACACTGGTTCTAGCCGAACATGAAGGTGGTGCTATTACGGCTCCATGTATTAGTGCAGTAGAGGCTGCGAAGTCTTTGGGCAATGACAATTCCGTTTCTGTTCTGCTAGCTGGATCGGGTCCTTCTCTTCAAGAAGCTGCTGTTCATGCTGCCTCATGTCATTCCTCAATCTCACAG GTACTTGTAGCTGATTCAGATAAATTTGCATATCCTTTAGCAGAACCTTGGGCGAAATTGGTTCATTTACTTCAGCAAAAAGGTGGCTACTCACACATAATTACTGCTTCGAATTCCTTTGGGAAGAACATACTGCCACGTGCAGCTGCTCTGTTAGATGTTTCCCCAATTACTGATGTTACTGATATTTCTGGTTCTAACCAATTTATCAG ACCAATTTATGCTGGAAATGCACTTTGCACTGTACGATACACTGGCACCGAACCTTGTATGTTGACAATTAGATCAACATCTTTTCCTGTGTCTGTTGGCTCAGCTGATTCAAAATTTACTGAAGCTCCTATTTCCCAGGTTGATCTCTCAACCTTTGTTGAAG ATTCTATTGGTAAATCTCGATATGTAACGCGCACATCTCAGAATACAGAGCGCCCGGACCTTGGAAGTGCAAGAATTGTCGTCACTGGAGGTCGGGGGTTAAAAAATGCAGAGAACTTCAAAATGATTGAGAAGCTTGCAGAAAAGATTGGTGCAGCTG TTGGTGCTACCCGTGCTGCTGTTGATGCAGGATATGTTCCAAATGAGCTTCAG GTTGGTCAGACTGGTAAAATTGTTGCCCCAGAATTGTACATGGCTTTTGGTGTTTCAGGAGCCATTCAACACATAGCTGGCATGAGAGATTCCAGAGTCATTGTTGCTGTAAATAAAGACGCAGATGCACCTATATTCCAG GTAGCTGATTATGGGCTTGTTGGTGATCTATTTGAGGTGATACCAGAGTTGTTAGAAAAACTTCCCGAGAAACAACACTAG